In Kwoniella pini CBS 10737 chromosome 2, complete sequence, a single genomic region encodes these proteins:
- a CDS encoding eukaryotic translation initiation factor 3 subunit F has protein sequence MSLDTSSSAIHLNLPPTSSTQIRPPTLITVHPSVVASILTHHSRKSTEADSSNRVIGTLMGSRSENGQEIDIRSSFAVPHKEDENQIAVDMPFQQGMMQLLGKTGAKESIVGWYATHPTLNAYSALIQNYFTGETSPHPSVHLTIDTELDPSGKGLGIKGWVSTQLGLSPKPENCAFLPVPVVIKYADSERAALDLLTAPAPTPSPSLPPLPTLSASLTQLSTLIDQALTYVQSVNSGSQNPDAEVGRYLLEGLGRWSGSDNEDEGGVKAGLQDTLTVSYLSNLVRSQVELAGRLALLQQTPAS, from the exons ATGTCCCTCgatacatcttcatcagctaTTCACCTCAACCTTCCCcctacttcttctactcAAAT CCGACCACCTACTCTCATCACTGTTCACCCTTCAGTCGTCGCTTCAATCCTTACCCACCACTCTAGGAAATCTACCGAAGCTGATTCCTCGAACCGAGTTATCGGTACTCTCATGGGATCAAGGTCAGAAAATGGACAAGAGATTGATATCAGATCTTCATTTGCTGTTCCACACAAGGAGGATGAGAACCAAATTGCAGTAGATATGCCTTTCCAACAAGGTATGATGCAATTATTGGGAAAGACCGGTGCTAAAGAGTCTATTGTTGGATG GTATGCTACCCACCCAACTCTCAACGCTTACTCTGCActcattcaaaattactTCACTGGTGAAACTTCTCCCCACCCTTCGGTACATTTGACCATTGATACAGAGCTTGATCCTTCTGGGAAAGGATTAGGTATAAAAGGATGGGTTTCTACTCAATTAGGCTTAAGCCCCAAGCCTGAGAATTGTGCTTTCTTGCCTGTACCCGTTGTTATCAAATACGCCGATAGTGAACGAGCTGCTC TCGATCTTCTCACTGCTCCCGCACCAACACCTTCTCCATCGCTTCCACCTCTCCCTACACTTTCAGCCTCTTTGACACAACTGTCAACTCTCATTGACCAAGCATTAACTTATGTTCAATCAGTCAATAGCGGATCTCAAAACCCTGATGCTGAAGTAGGTCGATACTTACTTGAAGGTTTAGGTAGATGGTCAGGATCAGATAATGAGGATGAGGGAGGTGTTAAAGCTGGTTTGCAAGATACTTTAACCGTCTCATACTTGAGTAATCTCGTTAGAagtcaagttgaattagcGGGTAGATTAGCTTTGTTGCAGCAAACTCCTGCTTCATAA